CCCGCTCGTTGTACGCCGCCCCCTTCGAGTTGTCGCTCCCCGCTTCGGGGTTGGTGAAACTGTGGACGGCGCCGCCGTAGGAAATGAACTGCCAGTCGACTCCCCCCTTGCGCATCTCGTCCTGGAACGCCTCCACCTGCTTCGGAGGCACGTTCGGGTCGTCCCCGCCGTGAAGGGCCAGCACCTTCCCCTTGATGTTGCGCGCGTCGCCGGGAGTCGGGGTGTCCAGCCCCCCGTGGAAGCTGACCACCGATACCAGGTCCGCCCCACTTCGGGCCAGTTCGAGCACCGTGGTCCCGCCGAAACAGTAGCCGATCGCGGCCAGGCGCGCCGGGTCGGTCTCCGGACGGTTCCTGAGAACGTCAAGCCCGGCCGCGGCGCGCGTCCGCATCAGCTTCCGGTCCCCCTTGTAGAGTCCCGCGAGGGCGGCCGCCTCCTTCGCGTCCTTCGCCCGCACGCCCTTGCCGTACATGTCCAGCGCGAACGCGACGTACCCCAGCCGGGCCAGCTGCTCCGCCCGCTTCCGGACGTACGGGTTGTGACCGTTCCATTCGTGGACCACCAGGATCCCGGGGCGCTTCCCCCGGAGGGCGGCGTCGTACGCCAGGTACCCTTCCAGCAAGACGTCGCCGTGCCGATATTCCACCACCTCGGTCTTCACCTCCGCCCGCGCCGGAGAAACCCCGGCGAACACGAAGGCCATCGCGAGAACAGCCGCAAACGTTTTCATGTCCGTGTCTCCTTCGCTTCGTTATACGAGGGATCGGGTTTCGACCACCTTGAAGTACGCCACGTGCTTGACCGCCTCGGGGTTTCCGGGGCTCCTGGCGCCGGTCCGCTCGCGGATCGTCGCGAGCATCTCCCCCGAATCCTCCGTTCGGAAAAGCGAGAGCGTGAGACGCGCCCCGCGGAACCCCTCGCCGGGGGCGAAATACGTGTAGGAAGCGTTCGGGTTCTCCCGTACGTTGTTCCACGTCCTGCCGTCCGTCATCCCCCACGCGACCGTTTCGTCGTCCACGACATGGGGAACCGCATACACCGCCATGTTGACCACCCCTTCCTTCGACGCGGTGCCGATCACGCCGCGTCCTCCCGGCTTCAGAACGTCCCCGATTTTCATCTTTCTTCCTCCCGATGGATGATTTCGACCAGCTTCCGGTCCGCCCGGGGAAGGGCGAACGTACCTTCCCCGTGCCCGGGGAGCCACCCCGTCCCCTCTCCCACCGGCAGGCCCCCCCCCGACGTCTCGCAAAGAAAGGCGTGAAGGGTGATCCGGTAGTGGGAAT
The genomic region above belongs to Deltaproteobacteria bacterium CG2_30_66_27 and contains:
- a CDS encoding dienelactone hydrolase, with protein sequence MKTFAAVLAMAFVFAGVSPARAEVKTEVVEYRHGDVLLEGYLAYDAALRGKRPGILVVHEWNGHNPYVRKRAEQLARLGYVAFALDMYGKGVRAKDAKEAAALAGLYKGDRKLMRTRAAAGLDVLRNRPETDPARLAAIGYCFGGTTVLELARSGADLVSVVSFHGGLDTPTPGDARNIKGKVLALHGGDDPNVPPKQVEAFQDEMRKGGVDWQFISYGGAVHSFTNPEAGSDNSKGAAYNERADHRSWAAMKTFFAETLR
- a CDS encoding pyridoxamine 5'-phosphate oxidase, with protein sequence MKIGDVLKPGGRGVIGTASKEGVVNMAVYAVPHVVDDETVAWGMTDGRTWNNVRENPNASYTYFAPGEGFRGARLTLSLFRTEDSGEMLATIRERTGARSPGNPEAVKHVAYFKVVETRSLV